A window of the Lolium perenne isolate Kyuss_39 chromosome 7, Kyuss_2.0, whole genome shotgun sequence genome harbors these coding sequences:
- the LOC127311890 gene encoding ALA-interacting subunit 3 yields the protein MASNVAVTGNAGSGADGDAPRRNRPKYSKFTQQELPACKPILTPKWVVSVFFLVGIVFVPVGVVSLLAARDVVEIIDRYDHACVPPNMTHNKLGYIRNETISKDCTRTLRVKKDMKQPIFVYYQLDNFYQNHRRYVKSRNDAQLRDYKKANQTTSCEPERFTADGKPIVPCGLIAWSLFNDTYSFTRGNENLTVDKKDISWKSDREHKFAKNVYPSNFQNGALIGGKMLNASIPLSEQEDLIVWMRTAALPTFRKLYGRISVDLKVNDTIIVKLSNNYNTYSFGGKKKLVLSTATWLGGRNEFLGFAYLIVGGLCIFLAFAFTLLYVIKPRKLGDHNYLSWNRHPSGR from the exons ATGGCCAGCAACGTGGCCGTCACGGGCAACGCCGGATCCGGCGCGGATGGGGACGCGCCCAGGAGGAACAGGCCCAAGT ATTCAAAGTTCACTCAGCAAGAGCTGCCGGCCTGTAAGCCGATCCTTACTCCAAAATGG GTTGTCTCGGTGTTTTTCCTTGTGGGAATCGTGTTCGTACCAGTTGGCGTTGTTTCGCTGCTAGCTGCACGAGAT GTTGTGGAGATAATTGACCGGTATGATCATGCATGCGTGCCCCCTAACATGACTCACAACAAGCTTGGGTACATCCGCAACGAGACCATATCAAAAGACTGCACAAGGACTCTCAGG GTTAAAAAGGATATGAAGCAGCCAATCTTCGTGTATTACCAGCTTGACAACTTCTATCAAAATCATAGGAG GTATGTGAAGAGCCGAAACGATGCACAGCTAAGGGATTATAAGAAGGCAAATCAGACAACGTCCTGTGAACCTGAGAGGTTCACAGCGGATGGAAAACCAATTGTGCCCTGTGGTCTGATTGCCTGGAGTCTGTTCAATGACACATATAGCTTCACTCGCGGTAATGAGAACTTGACAGTGGATAAGAAGGACATCTCCTGGAAAAGTGATAGGGAGCACAAATTTGCCAAAAATGTCTACCCAAGCAACTTCCAGAATGGTGCGCTCATAGGTGGAAAAATGCTTAACGCAAGCATCCCG TTGAGCGAGCAAGAGGATCTTATTGTTTGGATGCGGACGGCAGCACTTCCTACATTCAGAAAGTTATATGGGAGGATATCTGTTGATCTGAAGGTGAATGATACCATAATAGTGAAGCTCAGTAACAACTACAATACATATAGCTTCGGTGGCAAAAAGAAGTTGGTCCTCTCCACTGCAACCTGGCTTGGAGGGAGGAATGAATTTCTTGGGTTTGCATACCTTATAGTCGGTGGGCTGTGTATCTTCTTGGCATTTGCATTCACCTTGCTATACGTGATAAAACCAAG GAAACTGGGAGATCACAACTACCTGTCCTGGAACAGACACCCTTCAGGCCGCTAA